One window of Desulfarculus baarsii DSM 2075 genomic DNA carries:
- a CDS encoding ATP-binding protein, whose translation MNHAPTQNAQPLYPFAALVGQDQMKLALIINVVNPRVGGVLIRGEKGTAKSTAVRALAELMPQQKAVADCPYACDPRDAAAMCAACRARLSAGQELPVATRRVRVVELPVGATEDRLLGSLDMESAIGEGQTRFQPGILAAANRQILYVDEVNLLDDHLVDALLDAAAMGVNTVERESISVSHPSRFTLVGTMNPEEGELRPQLTDRFGLCVQVGGLSDPAQRVAVIANRLAFEKDPARFVKAHAAAGRAIARAIAAARRLLPKVQAGPEILDRVVQLTLGLGVDGHRGDLTLLKCAMTMAALDGRRAVLRSDVDAAALLALPHRLRRRPLAEMDFDIAARIRRI comes from the coding sequence ATGAATCACGCCCCCACGCAAAACGCCCAGCCCCTCTACCCCTTCGCGGCCCTGGTCGGCCAAGACCAGATGAAGCTGGCCCTGATCATCAACGTGGTCAACCCCCGGGTGGGCGGCGTGCTCATCCGCGGCGAAAAGGGCACGGCCAAATCCACCGCCGTGCGGGCCCTGGCCGAGCTGATGCCCCAGCAAAAGGCCGTGGCCGACTGCCCCTACGCCTGCGATCCCCGGGACGCGGCGGCCATGTGCGCCGCTTGCCGCGCCCGCTTGAGCGCCGGACAGGAACTGCCCGTGGCCACGCGCCGCGTGCGGGTGGTCGAGCTGCCCGTGGGCGCCACCGAGGACCGCCTGCTGGGCTCGCTGGACATGGAAAGCGCCATCGGCGAGGGGCAGACGCGCTTTCAGCCGGGCATTCTGGCCGCGGCCAACCGCCAGATCCTCTATGTCGACGAGGTCAACCTGCTAGACGACCACCTGGTCGACGCCCTGCTCGACGCCGCGGCCATGGGCGTAAACACCGTCGAACGCGAATCGATCAGCGTCAGCCATCCCTCGCGCTTCACGCTGGTGGGCACCATGAACCCCGAGGAGGGCGAACTGCGGCCCCAGCTCACCGACCGCTTCGGCCTGTGCGTGCAGGTCGGCGGCCTGAGCGACCCGGCCCAGCGCGTGGCCGTCATCGCCAATCGCCTGGCCTTTGAAAAAGACCCGGCCCGCTTCGTCAAGGCCCACGCCGCCGCCGGCCGGGCCATCGCCCGCGCCATCGCCGCCGCCCGCCGCCTGCTGCCCAAGGTCCAGGCCGGCCCGGAGATCCTCGACCGCGTGGTGCAACTGACCCTGGGCCTGGGCGTGGACGGCCACCGCGGCGATCTGACCCTGCTCAAGTGCGCCATGACCATGGCCGCCCTCGACGGCCGCCGCGCGGTCCTGCGCTCCGACGTGGACGCCGCCGCCCTGCTGGCCCTGCCCCACCGCCTGCGCCGCCGGCCCCTGGCCGAGATGGATTTTGACATCGCCGCGCGCATCAGGCGCATCTAG
- a CDS encoding MBL fold metallo-hydrolase, with the protein MIVSTSGTLAPGVHVLGPAWIPTVLIDAPRPALFDAGFSATGPIYQREITAVLGQRHPEYLFITHSHFDHCGAAPYLKKAFPGLKAAAAARAVEVWRKPSAQKLIAELNAMVIQEMGHLTDESLNLEPWTPFDVELVVDDGQTIDLGDGLEVLCLATPGHTRDCISYYLPQRKALMCSEAAGIAYQGGQIFAEFLVDFDQYIASIQRIRQLDIEIFCQGHGLFFVGRDEVRRRLDAAVDTAHAFRDQVLGLLRQEGGDQARVVELVKQREYDPLTGPKQEELPYLLNLRAKVACLAKAAGF; encoded by the coding sequence ATGATTGTCTCCACCAGCGGAACCCTGGCCCCGGGCGTTCACGTCCTGGGCCCGGCCTGGATCCCCACCGTTTTGATCGACGCGCCACGGCCGGCCCTGTTCGACGCCGGCTTTTCGGCGACCGGCCCGATCTATCAGCGCGAGATAACGGCTGTTTTAGGCCAACGTCATCCCGAATATCTATTCATCACCCACTCGCATTTCGATCACTGCGGGGCCGCGCCATACCTCAAAAAGGCCTTCCCCGGCCTCAAGGCCGCCGCCGCCGCCAGGGCCGTGGAGGTTTGGCGCAAGCCATCGGCCCAGAAGCTTATCGCCGAACTCAACGCCATGGTAATCCAGGAAATGGGCCACCTGACCGACGAGTCGCTGAACCTGGAGCCCTGGACGCCCTTTGACGTGGAGCTTGTCGTCGACGACGGCCAGACGATCGATCTGGGCGATGGGCTCGAGGTGCTCTGTCTGGCCACGCCCGGCCACACCCGCGACTGCATCAGCTACTACCTGCCCCAGCGCAAGGCCTTGATGTGCTCGGAGGCGGCGGGCATCGCCTATCAGGGCGGGCAGATCTTCGCCGAATTCCTGGTCGATTTCGACCAATACATCGCCTCGATCCAGCGCATCAGGCAACTCGACATCGAGATATTCTGCCAGGGCCACGGCTTGTTTTTCGTCGGCCGCGACGAAGTGCGCCGCCGCCTGGACGCGGCGGTGGACACCGCCCACGCCTTCCGCGACCAGGTGCTCGGCCTGCTGCGCCAGGAAGGCGGCGATCAGGCGCGGGTGGTCGAGTTGGTCAAACAGCGAGAATACGACCCCCTGACCGGCCCCAAGCAAGAGGAGCTGCCCTATCTGCTCAACCTGCGGGCCAAGGTGGCCTGCCTGGCCAAGGCGGCCGGCTTCTGA
- a CDS encoding acyl-CoA thioesterase, with the protein MNAKTVDETQIVMAQQMMPHDANPYGNVHGGVIVKLIDTTGGVVALRHAGRNVVTASIDRLDFLQPAFVGDILILKASLNLVGSSSMEVGCRVEAENPITGQVRHAASAYLTYVALDADGRPTAVPPLTLQGPEQTRRNAQAAQRRGLRLAERRNEAAMDRAGRPGQ; encoded by the coding sequence ATGAACGCCAAGACCGTCGACGAAACCCAGATCGTCATGGCCCAGCAGATGATGCCCCACGACGCCAACCCCTACGGCAACGTCCACGGCGGCGTCATCGTCAAGCTCATCGACACCACCGGCGGCGTGGTGGCCCTGCGTCACGCCGGCCGCAACGTGGTCACCGCCTCCATCGACCGGCTGGATTTCCTGCAACCGGCCTTTGTCGGCGACATCCTCATCCTCAAGGCCAGCCTTAACCTGGTGGGCAGCTCGTCCATGGAGGTGGGCTGCCGGGTCGAGGCCGAAAACCCCATCACCGGCCAGGTGCGCCACGCCGCCTCGGCCTACTTGACCTACGTGGCCTTGGACGCCGACGGCCGGCCCACCGCCGTGCCGCCCTTGACCCTGCAAGGCCCCGAGCAGACACGGCGCAACGCCCAGGCCGCCCAGCGCCGCGGGCTGCGCCTGGCCGAACGCCGCAACGAGGCGGCCATGGACCGCGCCGGCAGGCCCGGCCAATGA
- a CDS encoding molybdopterin-dependent oxidoreductase translates to MSVLARLGMPAFKAGGVPAIADEDWRLEVAGLCESPAVYTLAQVAAWPQSQVDARLTSVSGFSLRALWQGVSWPDFLAIARPTAQASHATFVSWGGVYQTTVSLADLARPRTLLCLAVEGQALERVYGGPLRMIVPCLYGYKSAKWLAKIVFEDRMRGGYWEDRGYSRSGQIEPGWTFDLNTRQRRPIAGGGEVEEF, encoded by the coding sequence ATGAGCGTGCTGGCCCGACTGGGCATGCCGGCCTTCAAGGCCGGCGGCGTGCCCGCCATCGCCGACGAGGATTGGCGGCTGGAAGTGGCCGGCCTGTGCGAGTCGCCGGCCGTTTACACCCTGGCCCAGGTGGCCGCCTGGCCCCAGAGCCAGGTTGACGCCCGGCTGACATCGGTCAGCGGCTTTTCGCTGCGGGCGTTGTGGCAGGGCGTGTCGTGGCCCGACTTCCTAGCCATCGCCCGGCCCACGGCCCAGGCCAGCCACGCCACGTTTGTCTCGTGGGGCGGGGTCTATCAGACCACCGTCAGCCTGGCCGACCTGGCCCGGCCGCGAACGCTGTTGTGCCTGGCGGTGGAGGGCCAAGCGCTGGAGCGCGTTTACGGCGGGCCGCTGCGCATGATCGTGCCGTGCCTCTATGGCTACAAGAGCGCCAAATGGTTGGCGAAAATCGTCTTTGAAGATCGCATGCGCGGCGGCTATTGGGAAGACCGTGGCTACAGCCGCTCGGGCCAGATCGAGCCGGGCTGGACCTTCGACCTCAATACGCGGCAAAGGCGGCCCATCGCCGGCGGCGGCGAGGTCGAGGAGTTCTAG
- a CDS encoding GNAT family N-acetyltransferase — MGRSKDMARDLRWGGRVLGKPRKTRLAHKGAYNTEDTPYHVLEHVFTHVAPIAENDVIVDIGCGWGRVINYLLSLGAPNRVIGLELDPEVAADTAARLAPHANVSIVCADASAALPEDGTLFYLYNPFAEFVVRRLSARLMALPHLDRLRVVYYNSLHLEPFVKDPDWRIEPFQTPRGRVGALIRPARHLFSMNEGETEMKHSGEIVLRPADAQDGPAVMAIFNHYVANSFAAYPETPHPPQAFEHLLNICLDGSFVVAEEDGQVIGLGFLTPFLPAETLRRTAQVTYFIAPEHTGKGLGRLLLQSLVASARQRGVDTLLAHVSSLNQGSIRFHQQNGFERRGELQRVGRKHGQDFGVVYLQKFI, encoded by the coding sequence ATGGGACGCAGCAAGGACATGGCCCGCGACCTGCGCTGGGGCGGTCGGGTGCTGGGCAAGCCGCGCAAGACGCGCCTGGCCCACAAGGGGGCCTACAACACCGAGGACACGCCCTATCACGTGCTGGAGCACGTTTTCACGCACGTCGCGCCCATCGCCGAAAACGACGTCATCGTCGATATCGGCTGCGGCTGGGGCCGGGTGATCAATTACCTGCTGTCGCTGGGCGCGCCAAACCGCGTCATCGGCCTGGAGCTGGATCCGGAGGTGGCCGCCGACACGGCCGCCCGCCTGGCCCCCCACGCCAACGTGAGCATCGTCTGCGCCGACGCCAGCGCCGCCCTGCCCGAGGACGGCACGTTGTTTTACCTATACAATCCTTTTGCCGAGTTCGTGGTGCGGCGGCTTTCGGCCCGGCTGATGGCCCTGCCCCATCTGGATCGCCTGCGGGTGGTCTATTACAACAGCCTGCACCTGGAGCCCTTTGTCAAGGATCCAGACTGGCGCATCGAGCCGTTCCAGACGCCACGCGGCCGAGTTGGCGCGTTGATCCGGCCGGCCAGGCATTTATTCAGCATGAACGAGGGGGAAACAGAAATGAAGCATTCAGGCGAGATCGTTCTGCGGCCGGCCGACGCGCAAGACGGGCCGGCGGTGATGGCCATCTTCAACCACTACGTGGCCAACAGCTTCGCCGCCTATCCCGAAACCCCGCACCCGCCGCAAGCCTTCGAGCATCTGCTAAACATCTGCCTGGATGGCAGCTTTGTGGTGGCCGAGGAGGACGGCCAGGTGATCGGCCTGGGTTTTTTGACGCCGTTTCTGCCGGCCGAGACCCTGCGCCGCACGGCCCAGGTCACGTACTTCATCGCCCCGGAGCACACCGGCAAGGGCCTGGGCCGACTACTACTGCAAAGCCTCGTCGCCAGCGCCCGCCAGCGCGGCGTGGACACGCTCTTGGCCCACGTCTCGTCGCTCAACCAGGGCAGCATCCGCTTCCACCAGCAAAACGGCTTCGAGCGGCGCGGCGAGTTGCAACGGGTCGGCCGCAAGCACGGCCAGGATTTCGGCGTGGTCTATCTGCAAAAATTCATCTAG
- a CDS encoding SpoIIE family protein phosphatase translates to MSIRWQLLLSHLAVVAVAAVAMVIVARLSVDRAVDQLSLANHRLSETVLTKSGERLVMAQAQAVAQELARLLAGRDSADYAALRRDQALRAIATQDIRSQFGPAGYTDVYDQTGLAVLHPNKTVEGRNFAEWREKFPQMWELVRNSLHTPVSQGYYDFIDKNNAPRKKFMAMVHVPRTKLIVVAAVDIDSYFKPVQARIAAEGQRIKDQALDQVWGHILAGLAAAMLIGLACALFFAQRISQPVRHLAQGVAALGGGDFSVAVRADGAREIKALAQAFNRLGGELVAHIERLKAETAARLAVASEMKVARQIQESLLPSTFPPFPEKRELRLYAINQPAKDVAGDFYDFFLVGPERLALVMGDVSGKGVPAALFMTMTRTLLRNICPDEPDPARALAKANELLCQDNDASMFVTLFLAYYEIDSGRMVYANAGHNDPCVIAADGAARCFGRMGDVALGALAGQSYAAGWLDLAPGETLALYTDGITEAPSPDGREFGMDRFEQLLTANADRDVEDICRLVVEAANQFQAGERFDDVTIMLLRRAATEQNPSIG, encoded by the coding sequence ATGAGCATCCGTTGGCAGCTACTGCTTTCGCACCTGGCGGTGGTGGCCGTGGCCGCCGTGGCCATGGTCATCGTGGCCCGGCTCAGCGTGGACCGGGCCGTCGATCAACTCAGCCTGGCCAACCACCGCTTGAGCGAAACGGTGCTGACCAAAAGCGGCGAGCGGCTGGTCATGGCCCAGGCCCAGGCCGTGGCCCAGGAATTGGCCCGTCTGCTGGCCGGACGCGACAGCGCCGATTACGCCGCCCTGCGCCGCGATCAAGCCCTGCGGGCCATCGCCACCCAGGATATCCGCAGCCAGTTCGGCCCGGCCGGCTACACGGACGTCTATGATCAGACCGGCCTGGCCGTCCTGCATCCCAACAAAACGGTCGAAGGCCGCAACTTCGCCGAATGGCGCGAAAAATTCCCCCAGATGTGGGAGTTGGTGCGCAACTCGCTCCACACGCCCGTGTCCCAGGGCTATTATGACTTCATCGACAAAAACAACGCCCCGCGCAAGAAATTCATGGCCATGGTCCACGTGCCGCGCACCAAGCTCATCGTCGTGGCGGCGGTGGACATCGACTCCTACTTCAAGCCCGTCCAGGCGCGCATCGCCGCGGAAGGCCAACGCATCAAGGATCAGGCCCTCGACCAGGTCTGGGGCCACATCCTGGCCGGCCTGGCCGCCGCCATGCTCATCGGCCTGGCCTGCGCCCTGTTTTTCGCCCAGCGCATCAGCCAGCCGGTGCGGCACCTGGCCCAAGGCGTGGCCGCCCTGGGCGGCGGCGATTTTTCGGTGGCCGTGCGCGCCGATGGAGCCCGCGAGATCAAGGCTCTGGCCCAGGCCTTCAACCGCCTGGGCGGCGAACTGGTCGCCCACATCGAGCGGCTCAAGGCCGAAACCGCCGCCCGCCTGGCCGTGGCCAGCGAGATGAAAGTGGCCCGCCAGATCCAGGAGTCGCTCTTGCCCAGCACCTTCCCGCCCTTCCCCGAAAAACGGGAGCTGCGCCTCTACGCCATCAACCAGCCGGCCAAGGATGTGGCCGGCGACTTCTACGATTTTTTCCTGGTCGGCCCCGAGCGGCTGGCCCTGGTCATGGGCGACGTCTCGGGCAAGGGCGTGCCGGCGGCCCTGTTCATGACCATGACCCGCACCCTGCTGCGCAACATCTGCCCCGACGAGCCCGACCCGGCCCGGGCCCTGGCCAAGGCCAACGAGCTTTTGTGCCAGGACAACGACGCCAGCATGTTCGTCACGCTGTTTTTGGCCTATTACGAAATAGACTCCGGCCGGATGGTCTACGCCAACGCCGGTCACAACGACCCCTGCGTCATCGCCGCCGACGGCGCGGCCCGCTGCTTCGGCCGCATGGGCGACGTGGCCCTGGGCGCGTTGGCCGGCCAAAGCTACGCCGCCGGCTGGCTGGACCTGGCCCCCGGCGAGACGCTGGCGCTCTACACCGACGGCATCACCGAGGCCCCCTCGCCCGATGGCCGCGAATTCGGCATGGACAGATTCGAGCAACTGCTCACGGCCAACGCCGACCGCGATGTCGAGGACATCTGCCGGCTGGTCGTGGAGGCGGCCAACCAGTTTCAGGCCGGCGAGCGCTTCGACGACGTGACGATCATGTTGCTGCGCCGCGCGGCCACCGAGCAAAACCCCAGCATTGGATAG
- a CDS encoding beta-ketoacyl-ACP synthase III has protein sequence MSGIRLIGSGYYLPEKILSNFDLEKSLDTTDEWIVKRTGIKERRIARADQATSDLALEASRMAMQKAGVGPDDLDMIIVATVTPDMCCPSAANFLQAKLRAMRAVSFDVTAACSGFCFVLDVARQYLLTGAAKTVLVVGAEVMSRVQDWTDRANCVLWGDGSGAVVLQAGDGAPRLVDTYVGADGFNGQDLQVPGGGSLTTPISHESVDAKKHTLRLFNAANSMRIAVQQFVHSVDVILGRNGLAYQDVAHFVPHQANIRMIQQVAKRMDVDMERFVITIHKYANISAASSAIALAEAIDQGRIKPGDVVCLLVFGGGLTWGSALFQF, from the coding sequence ATGAGCGGCATTCGGTTGATCGGTTCGGGTTATTACCTGCCGGAAAAGATTCTCAGCAACTTCGACCTGGAAAAATCCCTGGACACCACCGATGAGTGGATCGTCAAACGCACTGGCATAAAAGAGCGGCGCATCGCCAGGGCCGATCAGGCCACCAGCGATCTGGCCCTGGAGGCCAGCCGCATGGCCATGCAAAAGGCCGGCGTGGGCCCCGACGATCTGGACATGATCATCGTGGCCACCGTCACCCCGGACATGTGCTGCCCTTCGGCGGCCAACTTTCTGCAAGCCAAGTTGCGGGCCATGCGGGCGGTCAGCTTCGACGTGACGGCCGCCTGCTCGGGCTTTTGTTTCGTGCTGGACGTGGCCCGGCAATACCTGCTCACCGGCGCGGCCAAAACCGTGCTGGTGGTCGGCGCGGAGGTGATGTCGCGCGTGCAGGACTGGACCGACCGGGCCAACTGCGTGCTCTGGGGCGACGGCTCGGGCGCGGTGGTGCTGCAAGCCGGCGACGGCGCGCCGCGCCTGGTGGACACCTACGTGGGCGCCGACGGCTTCAACGGCCAGGACTTGCAGGTGCCCGGCGGCGGCTCGCTGACCACGCCCATCAGCCACGAGTCGGTCGACGCCAAGAAGCACACCCTGCGCCTTTTCAACGCGGCCAACTCCATGCGCATAGCCGTGCAGCAGTTTGTCCACTCGGTGGACGTGATCCTGGGGCGCAACGGGTTGGCTTACCAGGACGTGGCCCATTTCGTGCCCCACCAGGCCAACATCCGCATGATCCAGCAGGTGGCCAAGCGCATGGACGTGGACATGGAGCGCTTTGTCATCACCATCCACAAATACGCCAACATCTCGGCGGCCAGTTCGGCCATCGCCCTGGCCGAGGCCATCGACCAAGGCCGGATCAAACCCGGCGACGTGGTCTGCCTGTTGGTCTTTGGCGGCGGCCTGACCTGGGGCAGCGCCTTGTTCCAGTTCTGA
- the pyk gene encoding pyruvate kinase has product MNSLRDCRKTKIVATIGPVTASPAMIGHLVDAGLDVARLNFSHGDHDGHRQVISAVRRAAAAAGRPVGVLMDLAGPKIRLGVLPLERRLRTGQAVTLVQGESAEGEAIPVNYPHLLEDVEIGGRILMADGLVELVVTGKKDGQLLCSVITGGEVSSRKGVNLPTSVLRIPAFTEKDRADLEMGLAEDVDFVALSFVRHEQDLAPVREILARREQPPLLIAKIEKPQAVERLDEILEAVDGVMVARGDLGVEMPLEEVPIVQKRIIDHARRAGKLVITATQMLRSMMTSPRPTRAEATDVANAVFDGTDAVMLSDETAAGNYPLDSVKVMDRICRAAERELDTAHYLRQELSSLLPATEAALSRAAVYLARDLNAAGIVASTASGGTARLIARFRPRQPVIGLTPHQHTLRQLTMSWGVIPAEVAPFGSIEEMLAATARWCKEHGLADKGDKLIVTAGLPLQVRGSTNMAKVMEL; this is encoded by the coding sequence ATGAACAGCCTGAGAGACTGCCGCAAGACCAAAATCGTGGCCACCATCGGCCCGGTCACCGCCAGCCCCGCGATGATCGGCCACCTGGTCGACGCCGGCCTGGACGTGGCCCGGCTCAATTTCTCCCACGGCGACCACGATGGCCACCGCCAGGTCATCTCGGCGGTGCGGCGGGCGGCGGCGGCGGCTGGTCGGCCGGTGGGCGTGCTGATGGACCTGGCCGGGCCAAAGATCAGGCTGGGCGTCTTGCCGCTGGAGCGGCGGCTGCGCACGGGCCAGGCCGTGACGCTGGTCCAGGGCGAGAGCGCCGAGGGCGAGGCCATCCCGGTCAATTACCCCCACCTGCTGGAGGACGTGGAGATCGGCGGGCGCATCCTGATGGCCGACGGCCTGGTGGAGCTGGTGGTCACCGGCAAAAAGGACGGCCAACTGCTTTGCTCGGTGATCACCGGCGGCGAGGTCTCCTCGCGCAAGGGCGTCAACCTGCCCACCAGCGTGCTGCGCATTCCGGCCTTCACCGAAAAAGACCGCGCCGACCTGGAGATGGGCCTGGCCGAAGACGTGGACTTCGTGGCCCTTTCCTTCGTGCGCCACGAACAAGACCTGGCCCCCGTGCGCGAGATCCTCGCGCGGCGCGAGCAGCCGCCGCTGTTGATCGCCAAGATCGAAAAGCCCCAGGCCGTCGAGCGCCTGGACGAGATTCTGGAGGCCGTCGACGGCGTGATGGTGGCCCGGGGCGATCTGGGCGTGGAGATGCCCCTGGAAGAGGTGCCCATCGTGCAAAAGCGCATCATCGACCACGCCAGGCGTGCGGGCAAGCTGGTCATCACCGCCACCCAGATGCTGCGCTCGATGATGACCAGCCCCCGGCCCACTCGGGCCGAGGCCACCGACGTGGCCAACGCCGTTTTTGACGGCACCGACGCGGTGATGCTCTCCGACGAGACCGCCGCCGGCAACTATCCCCTGGATTCGGTCAAGGTCATGGACCGCATCTGCCGCGCGGCCGAGCGCGAGCTGGACACGGCCCACTACCTGCGCCAGGAGCTTTCCAGCCTGCTGCCGGCCACCGAGGCGGCCCTCAGCCGGGCGGCGGTCTACCTGGCCCGCGACCTGAACGCCGCCGGCATCGTGGCCTCCACCGCCAGCGGCGGCACGGCCCGGCTCATCGCCCGTTTCCGGCCGCGCCAGCCGGTCATCGGCCTGACCCCCCATCAGCATACCCTGCGCCAGTTGACCATGTCGTGGGGCGTGATTCCGGCGGAGGTCGCGCCCTTTGGCTCCATCGAGGAAATGCTGGCCGCCACCGCCCGCTGGTGCAAGGAACACGGCCTGGCCGACAAGGGCGACAAACTCATCGTCACCGCCGGCCTGCCCTTGCAGGTGCGGGGCTCGACCAACATGGCCAAGGTCATGGAGCTTTAG
- a CDS encoding rubredoxin-like domain-containing protein — MPLAELAQAFVLISQAATRARAFAQKAAQDGHEADARLLEALAASQETQAGRLRLLLRGKIGPAEQNKAEAFGPALERLMADLSALATAAQDDGQAVAARALTNCRQVAEALRALARHPAVTGQAYQVCQVCGFVQPDAPPERCPVCGAVPGKFAPAGPISEKQ, encoded by the coding sequence ATGCCCCTTGCCGAACTTGCTCAAGCCTTCGTCCTGATCTCCCAGGCCGCCACGCGCGCCAGGGCCTTCGCCCAAAAGGCCGCCCAGGACGGCCATGAAGCCGACGCCCGCCTGCTGGAGGCCCTGGCTGCCTCCCAGGAAACGCAGGCGGGGCGCTTGCGCCTGCTGCTGCGCGGCAAGATCGGCCCCGCCGAGCAAAACAAGGCCGAGGCCTTTGGCCCGGCCCTGGAGCGACTGATGGCCGACTTGTCCGCCCTGGCCACGGCGGCCCAAGACGACGGCCAGGCCGTGGCCGCCCGGGCCCTGACCAACTGCCGCCAGGTCGCCGAGGCCTTACGCGCCCTGGCCCGTCACCCGGCGGTGACGGGCCAGGCCTACCAAGTCTGCCAGGTCTGCGGCTTTGTCCAGCCCGACGCGCCGCCGGAGCGCTGCCCCGTCTGCGGGGCCGTGCCGGGCAAATTCGCCCCGGCCGGCCCGATATCGGAAAAACAATGA
- a CDS encoding threonyl-tRNA synthetase editing domain-containing protein: MKLLMFYAPSFWFKTHEKALAEAPEADIEQTVEHAVVVFYQVEAHDVDDQTATINKTIKNIKWLSRKFQAGAVVLHSFNHLSASKAPPQAAQALMEAAAQRLAAVGLTVQQTPFGYLNEWRLHAAGPALAKVFKEF; the protein is encoded by the coding sequence ATGAAGTTGTTGATGTTTTACGCGCCGTCGTTTTGGTTCAAGACCCACGAAAAAGCCCTGGCCGAAGCGCCCGAGGCCGATATCGAACAAACCGTGGAACACGCCGTGGTCGTCTTTTATCAGGTCGAGGCCCACGACGTCGATGATCAAACGGCCACCATAAACAAAACAATAAAGAACATCAAATGGTTGTCCCGTAAGTTCCAGGCCGGGGCCGTGGTCTTGCATTCGTTCAATCACCTATCGGCCAGCAAGGCCCCGCCCCAGGCGGCCCAGGCCCTGATGGAGGCCGCCGCCCAGCGCCTGGCCGCGGTGGGCCTGACGGTCCAGCAAACGCCCTTCGGCTACCTCAACGAGTGGCGGCTGCACGCGGCCGGACCGGCCCTGGCCAAGGTCTTCAAGGAATTCTAG
- a CDS encoding tetratricopeptide repeat protein: MDFRKIKFLLAGPDPAMREGVALMLKGMGFEDIAEVHNGSLAWSHLKYRGAHAVVASWDMPEMNGMALLKVMRSDPDLANVHIILVADSLTKAQVIEAGEAGVSDIVITPINSPTFVKKIQTLLELGRDPQAFEAQRLYAKGLQLMEEKRWEEALESFRRILGIYESAEIYYNMGYISTARGSYEEAIHYFRKATQINNAFAQAHEKMGECYRQLARPKLAQKHFELAADIYMERRMDSNAEQVLNQVLELNPNTINVYNSLGILYRRQGRYELAIKQYKKALKVNPEAVNIHYNLARIYYETKDYQRALILLEQALKINPDFADAQDMLGTVNLRLGKDKE, encoded by the coding sequence GTGGATTTTCGCAAAATCAAATTTCTGCTCGCCGGGCCGGACCCCGCCATGCGCGAGGGCGTGGCGCTGATGCTCAAGGGCATGGGCTTCGAGGACATCGCCGAGGTGCACAACGGCAGCCTGGCCTGGAGCCACTTGAAGTATCGCGGGGCCCACGCGGTGGTGGCCAGTTGGGACATGCCCGAAATGAACGGCATGGCCCTGCTGAAGGTCATGCGCTCCGACCCCGACCTGGCCAACGTGCATATCATTTTGGTGGCTGATTCGCTGACCAAGGCCCAGGTCATCGAGGCCGGCGAGGCCGGTGTCAGCGATATCGTGATCACGCCGATCAATTCGCCGACCTTTGTCAAAAAAATCCAGACCCTCTTGGAGCTTGGCCGCGACCCGCAGGCCTTCGAGGCCCAGCGGCTCTACGCCAAGGGTCTGCAACTCATGGAGGAGAAGCGCTGGGAAGAGGCCCTGGAGTCGTTCCGCCGCATCCTGGGCATCTACGAAAGCGCCGAAATCTATTACAACATGGGCTACATCAGCACCGCCCGAGGCTCCTACGAAGAGGCCATCCATTATTTTCGCAAGGCCACCCAGATCAACAACGCCTTCGCCCAGGCCCACGAGAAAATGGGCGAGTGCTACCGTCAACTGGCGCGGCCCAAGCTGGCCCAGAAGCATTTCGAACTGGCCGCCGACATCTACATGGAGCGGCGCATGGACTCCAACGCCGAACAGGTGCTCAACCAGGTGCTGGAGCTAAACCCCAACACGATCAACGTCTACAACTCGTTGGGCATCCTCTACCGTCGCCAGGGCCGCTACGAGCTGGCCATCAAGCAATATAAAAAGGCCCTCAAGGTCAACCCCGAGGCCGTCAACATTCACTACAACCTGGCCCGCATCTATTACGAAACCAAGGACTACCAGCGCGCGCTGATCCTTTTGGAGCAGGCGCTCAAGATCAACCCCGACTTCGCCGACGCCCAGGACATGCTGGGCACGGTCAATCTGCGCCTGGGCAAGGACAAGGAATGA